CCGATGCCGAGCAGGCGGACTACCAGGCAATGGCCGGGGGTCCCATCCACTTGGTCGTGGCGCACCTGTGTATGTCCAATGCCATCATCGCCCAAGCGGCCCGCCTCGATTCGGAGACCATCCTCGCCTTCGCCGCCTTTCACACCGACCAGTGGCGCGAGACTGGCATCATTTCTCGCTTCGCGTACAGCAAAGCAGCCATGGAAGAGGCCCTCGATAGTGCCGGCTTCTATCCCTGCTACCTCGGCCTGGAGAAGGAGATTTTTCACTTCCCCTCCCCTGACGTTGCCGCCGCCTATGTGGAAAGAACAAGCCTTCAAACCAAATGGGGGTCCTCCCCTCGCTGGAGTGGTTTCCTCAAGTATGTGCAGGAGGGAGGACATTCCCTCACCGTTCGGGCGCGCGTCGTGGT
The sequence above is a segment of the Candidatus Methylomirabilota bacterium genome. Coding sequences within it:
- a CDS encoding class I SAM-dependent methyltransferase, yielding MKYRWRETISHRDYNADHDLTDPHEGLSPILLQLIRQEASSQRRVIEVGCGSGRLTFAIAPLFQEIIALDWSESALAEAQIATARHGMANVRFRLADAEQADYQAMAGGPIHLVVAHLCMSNAIIAQAARLDSETILAFAAFHTDQWRETGIISRFAYSKAAMEEALDSAGFYPCYLGLEKEIFHFPSPDVAAAYVERTSLQTKWGSSPRWSGFLKYVQEGGHSLTVRARVVVKARRS